From a region of the Primulina eburnea isolate SZY01 chromosome 7, ASM2296580v1, whole genome shotgun sequence genome:
- the LOC140835768 gene encoding zinc finger BED domain-containing protein RICESLEEPER 2-like, whose protein sequence is MAENNAAIDESGGSNGNGSVPITSSTNSIPVSKKRKTVKSRSVVWQHFEKYTDSCGAFRAKCNYCGSNYAADPTSNGTSSLGNHLKKCKQNPHNMETSQAKIGFQQISNDQRSEVTLNIWKYDQELSRKALAKMIIVDELPFSFVEGEGFRYFMTVTQPQFRIPSRATMTRDCFELFLEEKHKLKTLFKGMNQRVCLTTDTWTSIQRINYMCITAHFIDQDWNFHKKILNFCPVFSHKGDDMAVAITKCFLDWGLDKVFTITVDNASSNDVTVKEMSKQLSKWGFNLMNGQHLHMRCVAHIINLIVQDGLKEIGDSVRRIRQAVKYIRQSPMRIQNFKDCCEIEKITSKKTLCLDVVTRWNSTYLMLKAAKEFENAFVTYADHDSGLLDYLLGYVCEDGKVAGALTSDDWANIRNMEKFLESFFNLTLRVSGSLYVTSNVQFHEIGELSCVLKMSTESDDFNLRMMAKKMKAKFDKYWGAPEKMNKMIFIACVFDPRFKFDYVAFVFLRMYGEEKGEKMADQH, encoded by the exons ATGGCAGAAAATAATGCTGCAATTGATGAAAGTGGAGGTTCAAATGGAAATGGCAGCGTGCCTATTACTTCGTCTACAAATTCGATTCCTGTCagtaaaaaaagaaaaaccGTGAAATCTAGATCTGTTGTTTGGCAACACTTTGAGAAATATACTGATTCTTGTGGGGCTTTTAGAGCAAAGTGTAATTATTGTGGTTCGAATTATGCAGCTGATCCAACTTCTAATGGTACGTCGTCTTTGGGTAATCATTTGAAAAAATGTAAGCAAAATCCCCACAACATGGAAACCAGTCAAGCAAAAATTGGGTTTCAACAAATTTCAAATGATCAAAGGAGTGAAGTAACATTAAACATTTGGAAATATGATCAAGAATTAAGTAGGAAAGCTTTAGCTAAGATGATAATTGTGGATGAATTACCTTTTAGTTTTGTCGAGGGTGAAGGATTTAGGTACTTTATGACTGTGACACAACCTCAATTTCGAATCCCATCTCGTGCTACAATGACAAGGGATTGTTTTGAACTCTTTTTGGAAGAAAAGCATAAACTTAAGACTCTTTTCAAAGGTATGAATCAAAGAGTTTGTCTTACGACCGATACATGGACTTCAATACAGAGAATTAATTATATGTGTATCACTGCTCACTTTATTGACCAAGATTGGAACTTTCATAAGAAGATATTAAATTTTTGTCCTGTATTCAGTCATAAAGGTGATGATATGGCAGTTGCGATCacaaaatgttttcttgattggGGTTTGGATAAAGTTTTCACTATCACGGTTGATAATGCTAGTTCAAATGATGTTACTGTGAAAGAAATGTCAAAACAACTCAGTAAATGGGGATTTAATTTGATGAACGGTCAACATCTTCACATGAGATGTGTGGCTCATATAATTAATCTCATTGTTCAAGATGGTTTGAAAGAAATTGGTGATTCTGTGAGACGTATTAGACAAGCTGTAAAATATATTAGGCAATCTCCTATGaggattcaaaattttaaggattgttgtgaaattgaaaaaataacaaGTAAAAAGACTTTGTGTTTAGATGTTGTTACTCGTTGGAATTCTACGTATCTGATGTTGAAAGCGGCAAAAGAATTTGAGAATGCTTTTGTTACATATGCTGACCATGACTCGGGATTGTTGGATTATCTTCTTGGTTATGTTTGTGAAGATGGAAAGGTTGCAGGGGCATTGACAAGTGATGATTGGGCAAATATCAGAAACATGGAGAAGTTTCTTGAATCATTTTTCAACCTTACTTTGAGGGTATCAGGGTCATTGTATGTCACTTCAAATGttcaatttcatgaaattgGTGAGCTTTCTTGTGTTTTGAAAATGTCAACAGAAAGTGATGATTTTAATTTGAGAATGATGGCAAAGAAGATGAAAGCTAAATTTGATAAGTATTGGGGTGCTCCAGAAAAGATGAATAAGATGATTTTTATTGCGTGTGTGTTTGATCCtcgtttcaaatttgattatgTTGCTTTTGTATTTTTGAGGATGTATGGGGAAGAAAAAGGAGAGAAAATGGCAGATCAA CATTGA